Proteins co-encoded in one Synechococcus elongatus PCC 6301 genomic window:
- a CDS encoding NAD(P)/FAD-dependent oxidoreductase, which translates to MTPERLIIIGAGAIGACLAYELSADPRYQITVIDQAAGPATGATGAALGVLIGVLCQRTKGRFWQLRQRTLARYQSLIPELEAAIGQPIPGHSGLLKLVMDPAERPGWEQLQAIRRQQGYDLELWDPSELHDRIPGVVADPFALAVWSPYDRQIDPTALTQALVTTAQQRGVEFCFNQPVQNLQRSGDREIVVNDRACDWLILSAGLGSTAIAQQLGLELPMQPVMGQALRMRWPNDRWPQQVITAEDIHLVPLGDREFWLGATVEIPPDQIAIAPQPEYLEMLRSRAEQFWPDLKQAEVLQAWQGYRPRPLGRPAPVIERLTDWPNVIVATAHYRNGLLLAPVTAAIVQELLATAVPPSSPAMI; encoded by the coding sequence ATGACTCCCGAGCGGTTGATCATCATCGGTGCTGGTGCGATCGGGGCTTGCTTAGCCTACGAGCTCAGTGCCGATCCGCGCTATCAGATCACCGTCATCGATCAGGCGGCTGGCCCAGCAACCGGTGCAACCGGTGCTGCTCTGGGGGTCCTGATCGGCGTCCTTTGTCAGCGCACCAAGGGCCGTTTTTGGCAGTTGCGTCAGCGCACCCTAGCTCGCTATCAAAGCTTGATTCCTGAACTAGAAGCGGCGATCGGTCAGCCCATTCCAGGCCATTCCGGTCTACTAAAGCTGGTCATGGATCCGGCGGAACGACCCGGCTGGGAGCAGCTGCAAGCGATCCGTCGCCAGCAGGGTTACGACTTGGAACTGTGGGATCCCTCTGAACTGCACGATCGCATCCCCGGTGTGGTGGCCGATCCATTCGCCCTCGCCGTCTGGTCGCCCTACGATCGCCAGATTGATCCCACTGCGCTGACACAGGCGTTGGTGACTACGGCGCAGCAACGGGGGGTCGAGTTTTGCTTCAACCAGCCGGTGCAAAACCTGCAGCGATCGGGCGATCGTGAAATTGTCGTCAATGATCGCGCTTGTGATTGGCTGATCCTCAGTGCGGGCTTGGGCTCAACAGCGATTGCACAGCAACTCGGGCTGGAATTACCGATGCAACCCGTTATGGGACAAGCGTTGCGGATGCGCTGGCCAAATGATCGTTGGCCTCAACAGGTGATCACTGCCGAAGATATTCACCTTGTGCCCCTGGGCGATCGCGAGTTTTGGCTCGGGGCGACGGTGGAAATTCCACCAGATCAAATTGCGATCGCGCCGCAACCGGAATACCTAGAAATGCTGCGATCGCGGGCTGAACAATTCTGGCCCGATCTCAAGCAAGCGGAAGTGCTGCAGGCGTGGCAAGGCTATCGCCCACGCCCACTGGGGCGACCAGCGCCGGTGATTGAGCGCCTGACGGACTGGCCCAATGTGATTGTGGCGACGGCTCACTATCGCAATGGGCTGTTGCTAGCGCCGGTGACGGCTGCAATCGTCCAGGAACTGTTGGCGACTGCAGTGCCCCCGTCCAGCCCTGCCATGATCTAA